A single genomic interval of Picosynechococcus sp. PCC 7003 harbors:
- the metH gene encoding methionine synthase, giving the protein MKSAFLDRLNSPERPVLVFDGAMGTNLQVQNLTAADFGGTEYEGCNEYLVQTKPEAVATVHRAFLAAGADVIETDTFGGTSIVLAEYDLGDRAYELNKKAAELAKSVTAEFSTSEKPRFVAGSIGPGTKLPSLGHIDYDTLENAFAEQAEGLYDGGADLMLVETCQDVLQIKAALNGIERTFAKKGDRLPIMVSVTMETMGTMLVGTDIAAAVAILEPYNIDILGLNCATGPDLMKEHVKYLAEHSPFIVSCIPNAGLPENIGGQAHYKLTPLEMKMAMMHFIEDLGVQVIGGCCGTRPEHIQALAEIAAELTPKERHPAYEPSAASIYSPQPYIQDNSFLIVGERLNASGSKKCRTLLNEEDWDSLVSLAKSQVKEGAHVLDVNVDYVGRDGVRDMHELASRLVNNVTLPLMLDSTEWEKMEAGLKVAGGKCILNSTNYEDGEERFYKVLSLAKKYGAGVVIGTIDEDGMARTAEKKFEIAKRAYDAAIAYGLPAYEIFFDPLALPISTGIEEDRNNGQATLDAIERIHNELPGCHIILGVSNISFGLNPVARQVLNSVFLHDAMQLGMDSAIVSASKILPMAKIDPEHIQICRDLIGDRREFDGDVCTYDPLTKLTEIFAGQKAKKAEAIDKSLPVNERLKQHIIDGERLGLEEALTEALEQYPPLDIINIFLLDGMKVVGELFGSGQMQLPFVLQSAQTMKAAVAFLEPYMDKEEGDDSGKGTFIIATVKGDVHDIGKNLVDIILSNNGYKVINLGIKQPVENIIQAYEENGADCIAMSGLLVKSTAFMKDNLEAFNEKGITVPVILGGAALTPKFVYQDCQNTYKGQVIYGKDAFADLHFMDKLMPAKADSKWDDYQGFLGEYAEANQRTYSGDGEEIVVEESKSQEPEVIDTRRSELVDDNIARPRPPFWGTQILRASDIDLEEIFWHLDLQALFVGQWQFRKTKEQSKAEYDQFIQDTVHPLLEEWKQKAIAEKILDPTVIYGYFPCQSEGNTLIVYDPDEYVSEQTITEVARFEFPRQKSGKRLCIADFFASTESGVLDVFPMQAVTVGEIATEYAQKLFAADEYTDYLYYHGIAVQTAEALAEWCHARIRRELGFGDSEPDNIKDMLKQRYQGSRYSFGYPACPNILDQYTQLDLLKTDRIGMYMDESEQIYPEQSTSAIITYHPVAKYFNV; this is encoded by the coding sequence ATGAAAAGTGCCTTCCTCGATCGCCTAAATAGTCCTGAGCGTCCTGTCCTTGTATTTGATGGGGCAATGGGCACCAATCTACAAGTACAGAATTTGACGGCGGCAGATTTTGGGGGGACCGAATATGAAGGCTGTAATGAGTATTTAGTTCAGACAAAGCCGGAAGCGGTGGCAACGGTGCATCGTGCCTTCCTCGCAGCGGGGGCGGATGTGATCGAAACGGATACCTTTGGTGGTACTTCGATCGTCCTTGCGGAATATGACCTCGGCGATCGCGCCTATGAACTGAATAAAAAAGCTGCAGAACTGGCGAAAAGTGTCACGGCAGAATTTTCGACGTCTGAAAAACCACGTTTTGTGGCAGGTTCCATCGGCCCCGGGACAAAATTACCGAGCTTGGGCCACATTGATTACGACACCCTTGAAAATGCCTTTGCGGAACAGGCCGAAGGTCTCTATGACGGCGGCGCGGATCTGATGCTCGTGGAAACCTGTCAAGATGTCCTCCAAATTAAGGCGGCACTCAATGGCATTGAACGCACCTTTGCGAAAAAAGGCGATCGCCTGCCGATTATGGTGTCCGTGACGATGGAAACGATGGGGACGATGCTGGTGGGGACAGACATTGCCGCTGCCGTTGCGATCCTCGAACCCTATAACATCGATATTTTGGGGTTAAACTGCGCCACGGGCCCCGACCTAATGAAGGAACACGTTAAATATTTAGCCGAGCATTCCCCCTTCATTGTCTCCTGTATTCCCAACGCCGGACTCCCCGAAAACATTGGCGGACAAGCCCATTACAAGCTAACGCCCCTCGAAATGAAGATGGCAATGATGCACTTTATCGAGGATTTGGGGGTGCAGGTGATCGGGGGTTGTTGCGGCACGCGCCCCGAACATATTCAAGCTCTGGCAGAAATTGCCGCCGAATTAACGCCCAAGGAACGCCATCCCGCATACGAACCCTCCGCCGCTTCCATTTACAGTCCCCAGCCCTACATCCAAGACAATTCCTTCTTAATTGTGGGTGAACGCTTAAACGCTAGCGGTTCCAAGAAATGCCGCACCCTCTTAAATGAGGAAGATTGGGATAGTTTGGTGTCCCTCGCCAAGTCGCAGGTGAAGGAAGGGGCGCATGTGCTGGATGTGAACGTCGATTACGTCGGGCGGGATGGGGTGCGCGATATGCACGAATTGGCTTCCCGTCTGGTGAATAATGTCACTTTGCCGTTAATGCTCGACTCCACCGAATGGGAAAAAATGGAGGCTGGCTTAAAGGTGGCAGGCGGTAAATGTATCCTCAACTCCACCAACTACGAGGACGGCGAAGAACGCTTTTATAAGGTGCTTTCCCTCGCGAAAAAATATGGGGCGGGCGTGGTGATTGGCACCATTGATGAAGACGGGATGGCGCGGACGGCGGAGAAAAAATTTGAGATTGCTAAACGGGCCTACGATGCGGCGATCGCCTATGGATTACCTGCCTACGAAATCTTTTTTGATCCCCTTGCCTTGCCCATTTCCACAGGGATTGAAGAGGATCGCAATAACGGACAAGCGACCCTTGATGCCATCGAACGCATTCACAACGAATTACCCGGTTGTCACATCATTTTAGGGGTTTCTAATATTTCCTTTGGTCTGAATCCCGTGGCGCGTCAGGTATTAAATTCCGTCTTCCTCCATGATGCGATGCAATTGGGGATGGACTCGGCGATCGTCAGTGCCAGTAAGATTTTACCGATGGCAAAAATTGACCCAGAACATATTCAAATTTGTCGTGATCTGATCGGCGATCGCCGCGAATTTGATGGGGATGTTTGCACCTACGACCCCCTGACCAAATTAACCGAAATCTTTGCCGGACAAAAAGCGAAAAAAGCAGAGGCGATCGATAAAAGTCTACCCGTCAATGAACGATTAAAACAACACATTATTGATGGCGAACGCTTGGGATTAGAGGAAGCCTTAACCGAAGCCCTCGAACAATATCCGCCCCTCGATATTATTAATATTTTCTTGCTCGATGGTATGAAAGTGGTGGGTGAATTATTCGGCTCTGGACAAATGCAACTGCCCTTTGTTTTGCAGTCCGCCCAAACCATGAAAGCTGCTGTTGCTTTCCTCGAACCCTACATGGATAAAGAAGAAGGTGATGATAGCGGTAAAGGCACATTTATCATTGCCACCGTGAAGGGTGATGTCCACGATATTGGCAAGAATTTAGTCGATATTATCCTGTCCAATAACGGCTATAAAGTGATTAATCTTGGCATTAAACAACCCGTTGAAAATATCATCCAAGCCTACGAGGAAAATGGTGCAGATTGCATTGCTATGAGTGGGTTGTTGGTAAAATCCACGGCATTTATGAAGGACAATTTAGAAGCTTTTAACGAAAAAGGCATTACAGTCCCCGTTATTTTGGGGGGAGCGGCCCTAACACCGAAATTTGTCTACCAAGACTGTCAAAACACCTACAAAGGACAAGTTATTTACGGGAAAGATGCCTTTGCGGATCTGCATTTCATGGATAAATTAATGCCCGCTAAAGCTGATAGTAAATGGGACGATTATCAAGGATTTTTAGGGGAATATGCCGAGGCGAATCAGCGCACCTATAGCGGCGATGGTGAGGAAATTGTGGTCGAAGAAAGTAAATCCCAAGAACCAGAAGTGATCGATACCCGCCGTTCTGAACTGGTGGATGATAATATTGCTCGTCCCCGTCCCCCCTTCTGGGGAACCCAAATTTTACGCGCCTCTGATATCGATCTAGAAGAAATTTTCTGGCATCTCGATCTACAGGCTCTCTTCGTTGGACAGTGGCAATTCCGCAAAACCAAAGAGCAATCTAAAGCAGAATACGACCAGTTCATCCAAGATACAGTTCATCCTCTGTTGGAAGAATGGAAACAAAAGGCGATCGCCGAAAAGATTCTTGACCCCACAGTGATCTATGGTTATTTCCCTTGCCAATCGGAAGGCAACACCTTAATCGTCTATGATCCCGATGAATACGTCAGTGAACAAACCATTACCGAAGTCGCCCGTTTTGAATTTCCTCGCCAAAAATCAGGCAAAAGATTGTGCATTGCTGATTTCTTTGCGTCTACCGAATCAGGAGTTTTAGATGTGTTCCCGATGCAGGCAGTGACCGTGGGAGAAATTGCAACGGAATACGCCCAAAAACTCTTTGCCGCCGACGAATACACCGATTATCTTTACTATCATGGCATTGCTGTTCAAACGGCAGAAGCTCTGGCGGAATGGTGCCACGCCCGAATCCGACGCGAACTGGGTTTTGGGGATTCTGAACCCGACAACATTAAAGATATGTTGAAACAGCGGTACCAAGGCTCCCGCTATAGTTTTGGTTATCCGGCTTGTCCAAATATTTTGGATCAATATACCCAATTAGACCTCCTAAAAACTGACCGCATTGGGATGTACATGGACGAAAGTGAGCAAATTTATCCCGAACAATCCACCTCGGCGATTATCACCTACCACCCCGTTGCGAAATACTTCAATGTTTGA
- a CDS encoding TonB family protein, with translation MLDKSLDRPRDRFFQSFRNLGDYARRPQGAAVIGSIALHGVAAATIPLWANFDNAPPASQERSVVRVVDLPPEVQNRLPSTTASLDLSIFEASPDFNLDLSGLNGQGMNPNSTYITGLNTLPTPMAPSLGQDSFSFIPLSPPPIASSYTGFTPPPPPRNMSFLPPPPNVPNQTSSELPNAPVPTETERGTLPTLAPPSPNSSSDRQQQFTIPTKPDPELVQRQRRLEEEAAIALQPRTNNPNRGEVYFDADLLKPQELRNSNSNSGTNNTNNRPPTPNTNTPPPSQTARNTAAVNRSLAGNYPKGACSNQASGTATYNVTVSPEGSPSQWNLVQSSGTNALDNQASQDIRNARFDGKNSNYRVSVSYQYEPAFCAAFMPKPQPAPTTAPPANPPAPAQTTPKAPEPSPETEAIAPDENS, from the coding sequence ATGTTAGATAAAAGCCTCGATCGCCCCAGAGACCGATTTTTCCAAAGCTTCAGAAATTTGGGGGATTATGCTCGGCGTCCCCAGGGAGCCGCAGTCATCGGTTCTATTGCCCTGCATGGGGTGGCGGCAGCGACAATTCCCCTATGGGCCAACTTTGACAATGCTCCTCCAGCGTCCCAGGAGCGTTCGGTGGTGAGGGTGGTAGATCTTCCTCCGGAGGTGCAAAATCGCCTGCCTTCGACAACGGCATCTTTAGATTTGTCAATTTTTGAAGCGAGCCCGGATTTTAACTTAGATTTGTCTGGCTTAAATGGTCAGGGAATGAATCCCAACAGCACCTACATCACTGGCCTTAATACCCTACCGACACCCATGGCCCCCAGTTTAGGGCAAGATAGTTTTTCCTTTATTCCCCTCAGTCCGCCGCCGATTGCCAGTAGCTATACCGGGTTTACACCGCCGCCGCCCCCCCGGAATATGAGCTTTTTGCCCCCACCACCGAATGTCCCGAACCAGACTAGTTCCGAGCTTCCTAATGCACCAGTACCGACAGAGACTGAACGTGGTACTTTACCGACCCTGGCGCCCCCTAGTCCCAACAGTAGCTCTGACCGACAACAACAGTTCACGATTCCAACGAAACCTGATCCGGAATTAGTGCAACGGCAACGGCGACTGGAAGAGGAAGCGGCGATCGCCCTCCAACCCCGCACCAACAACCCAAACAGGGGTGAAGTTTACTTCGACGCTGATCTGCTCAAACCACAGGAACTGCGCAACAGCAATAGCAATAGTGGCACGAATAACACGAATAATCGTCCCCCCACACCCAACACCAACACGCCACCCCCCAGCCAAACGGCCCGTAATACAGCGGCGGTCAATCGTAGTCTGGCGGGGAACTATCCCAAAGGAGCCTGTAGTAACCAAGCCAGTGGTACGGCGACTTACAATGTCACTGTGTCCCCAGAAGGCAGTCCTTCCCAATGGAACTTGGTACAAAGCTCTGGGACAAATGCCTTAGATAACCAGGCGAGTCAAGATATTCGGAACGCCCGCTTTGATGGGAAAAATAGCAACTATCGGGTCAGTGTCAGCTACCAATACGAACCCGCTTTTTGTGCGGCGTTTATGCCAAAACCCCAACCTGCCCCCACAACTGCGCCCCCAGCTAATCCGCCAGCCCCGGCACAGACGACCCCCAAAGCACCGGAGCCTTCACCTGAAACTGAGGCGATCGCCCCTGATGAAAATTCTTGA
- a CDS encoding cation diffusion facilitator family transporter: MPEHHHHSHPLPQDNRREVRRVLWLTLWLNLIVMALKAVVGLITGSLSLQADALHSFTDSANNVLGLFANKFSSPEPDRDHPYGHQKFEAIGALGIGMFLGIACFEILQGAIAKLIAGQSEITISLGELSWLIIVLGINIFVAFYERRAGQRVGSAILLADAKHTMSDIWVTILVMLGLLGVWQAKVWGLPQLQWLDVVLAFPVAALVFKSAWEVLTDNLPWLVDEMAIAPEAIHQQVMTIPGVINCHDIASRGLRGRQVFIEMHLIAAAEDVTTAHAISEKVEQHLEQVFAPARVTVHIEPKAYSSDQIGFDGTSSHP; this comes from the coding sequence ATGCCAGAGCATCATCATCACTCACATCCCTTGCCCCAAGATAATCGTCGGGAAGTAAGGCGGGTTTTGTGGTTAACCCTGTGGCTGAACTTGATCGTGATGGCATTAAAGGCTGTCGTCGGTTTGATCACCGGTTCTCTGAGTCTCCAGGCGGATGCGCTCCATAGCTTTACGGATAGTGCCAATAATGTGCTGGGCTTATTTGCCAATAAGTTTTCTTCGCCGGAACCCGACCGGGATCACCCCTATGGTCACCAAAAGTTTGAGGCGATTGGCGCTTTAGGGATTGGAATGTTTCTCGGGATTGCGTGCTTTGAGATTTTACAGGGGGCGATCGCCAAATTAATTGCCGGCCAGAGTGAGATCACCATCAGCCTAGGGGAATTGAGCTGGTTAATTATCGTGCTGGGGATCAATATTTTTGTGGCTTTCTACGAGCGGCGGGCCGGCCAACGGGTGGGGAGTGCGATTTTGCTCGCCGATGCGAAACACACCATGAGCGATATTTGGGTGACGATCCTCGTGATGTTGGGTCTGTTGGGGGTCTGGCAAGCGAAGGTTTGGGGACTGCCTCAACTGCAATGGTTAGATGTGGTGCTGGCTTTTCCCGTGGCCGCTCTGGTCTTCAAAAGTGCCTGGGAAGTGCTTACCGACAATTTGCCCTGGTTAGTTGATGAAATGGCGATCGCCCCTGAAGCAATTCACCAACAAGTAATGACAATTCCTGGGGTGATTAACTGCCATGATATTGCGTCACGAGGTCTACGCGGCCGGCAAGTCTTCATCGAAATGCATCTGATTGCTGCTGCCGAGGATGTGACCACCGCCCATGCCATCAGCGAAAAGGTTGAACAGCATCTTGAGCAGGTGTTCGCCCCAGCCAGGGTCACAGTTCACATCGAACCCAAAGCCTACAGTTCCGATCAGATCGGCTTTGATGGCACTTCTTCCCATCCATAA
- a CDS encoding MscL family protein, producing the protein MSIYGKKNSFWNSFQAFIMRGNVIDLTVAVVIGGAFSQIVNRSECKTFNPWSIASSDGGFLYGWEEVPSKPI; encoded by the coding sequence ATGAGTATCTATGGCAAAAAAAATAGTTTTTGGAACAGTTTTCAAGCCTTCATTATGAGGGGAAATGTGATTGATTTGACGGTGGCCGTTGTTATCGGTGGTGCTTTTAGCCAAATTGTCAATAGAAGCGAATGCAAGACATTTAACCCATGGAGCATCGCCTCCTCTGATGGGGGCTTTCTTTATGGATGGGAAGAAGTGCCATCAAAGCCGATCTGA
- a CDS encoding EAL domain-containing protein: MNKSTVLLALGLAVMLSGTGVIAQNKPAKTITVGVYQNDPKVFIDSGGWPRGFWVDITNDIGRAENWAIAYVPCEWNQCLQQIAQGQLDLMVDVAYSDTRDEIFDFNTIIVLSSWSQIYARRGVYLDTILDLDQKRVSILASGIQQEVLRENIKAYGIQPELVPIDSYPGMFEQLEAGEVDAAIVNNFFGNKFSPDYQVIKTNILFNPARLHYVVPEGDPKQLLPDIDRQMSRLLQDRESVYYQAIAQWLETPEKFNWISLQNFLFSLIFYLPFLILGWFILRNYSLKKEIKQRKQIETNLIESQQRYAHLANTVPIGIFRTNLRHECIYVNGYYCKLLAIQPEDALHKGWLQKVHPDDIDYVREQWLKSITNQELFTLEYRFQRSDGSILWVYSQGTAELDSKGEPQGYVATITDISTRIKMEQQLKHDALHDRLTGLANRNLLIERLNLALKRYKRYPIHEFAALFLDLDNFKVVNDSLGHVIGDELLIEVAHLLKSFIRDTDLAARLGGDEFVILLEEIHGVEDAVHIADRILNALKMSFKISNYEVFITTSIGIIVGDSRHESAQDLLRDADIAMYRAKQKGKSQYAIFDPQMHLQAMKRLQLEGEIRSAIEEKQFVLYYQPIINLEQGNIEGFEALIRWQHPQRGLLSPYEFIEIAEETGLIIPLGEWILDAACRQLFEWQQKFNVPLKVHVNLSVKQLQDSLLFSLDRLLERYPVFPNTLGLEITESMLIQNVELTCRLLNQIRLKGVFISVDDFGTGYSCLSYLHQLPIDALKIDRSFVNISELNDRNRVIAESILALSKSIGIKTVAEGIETAQQYQWLKSRDCQFGQGYLFSRPVSLDQATSLLQDHSFAVLEKLRSSS; the protein is encoded by the coding sequence ATGAATAAAAGCACTGTGCTCTTGGCTCTAGGTCTTGCCGTGATGCTCTCCGGCACAGGGGTGATCGCCCAAAATAAGCCAGCAAAGACAATTACCGTGGGTGTTTATCAAAACGATCCCAAGGTTTTCATCGATTCAGGTGGGTGGCCCCGGGGCTTTTGGGTAGATATTACGAATGACATTGGACGCGCGGAGAATTGGGCGATCGCCTATGTTCCCTGCGAATGGAATCAATGTCTCCAACAAATTGCACAGGGGCAACTCGATCTGATGGTGGATGTGGCCTATTCCGACACGCGAGATGAGATCTTTGATTTTAATACGATCATTGTTTTATCAAGTTGGTCACAGATTTATGCGCGGCGGGGTGTTTATTTAGATACGATTTTAGATCTCGACCAAAAAAGAGTCAGCATCCTTGCTTCTGGGATTCAACAGGAAGTCCTTCGGGAAAACATTAAAGCTTATGGGATTCAGCCGGAACTGGTACCCATTGATAGTTATCCTGGGATGTTTGAACAATTGGAAGCGGGAGAAGTAGATGCTGCCATTGTCAATAATTTTTTTGGGAATAAATTTAGTCCTGACTATCAAGTCATTAAAACGAATATTCTGTTTAATCCGGCCCGCTTGCATTATGTCGTTCCTGAAGGTGATCCCAAGCAGCTCCTCCCTGACATTGATCGGCAAATGAGTCGTCTGTTGCAAGATCGTGAATCTGTCTATTATCAGGCGATCGCCCAATGGTTAGAGACGCCCGAAAAATTTAATTGGATTAGCTTACAAAATTTTCTCTTTAGCCTAATTTTCTATCTGCCATTCCTTATTTTAGGATGGTTTATTCTCCGTAATTACAGCCTGAAAAAAGAAATTAAACAACGTAAACAAATCGAAACCAACCTCATCGAAAGTCAACAGCGATATGCCCATCTCGCCAATACCGTTCCCATTGGAATCTTCCGCACCAATCTGCGCCATGAATGTATCTATGTCAATGGTTACTATTGCAAACTGCTCGCGATTCAACCCGAAGATGCACTTCATAAAGGCTGGTTACAAAAAGTTCATCCCGATGACATTGACTACGTCCGAGAGCAATGGCTAAAATCCATCACTAATCAAGAACTATTTACTCTAGAATATCGATTTCAACGTTCTGATGGTTCGATACTTTGGGTCTATAGCCAGGGTACCGCTGAGCTTGATAGTAAGGGTGAACCCCAAGGCTATGTTGCCACCATTACCGACATCAGCACCCGGATCAAAATGGAGCAACAACTCAAACATGATGCCCTCCATGATCGTCTTACTGGCCTTGCCAATCGTAACCTCCTGATCGAACGGCTTAATTTAGCCCTAAAACGCTATAAACGATATCCCATTCACGAATTTGCAGCTCTGTTTTTAGACCTTGATAATTTTAAAGTTGTCAATGATAGTTTGGGCCATGTCATTGGTGACGAATTGCTCATTGAAGTTGCCCATTTACTCAAATCCTTCATTCGCGATACAGATTTAGCCGCTCGTTTGGGGGGAGATGAATTTGTCATTCTCCTAGAGGAAATTCACGGGGTAGAAGATGCCGTACACATTGCAGATCGCATTCTCAATGCCTTAAAAATGTCCTTCAAAATTTCTAATTACGAAGTTTTTATTACGACGAGCATTGGCATTATCGTCGGTGATTCTCGCCATGAATCGGCCCAAGATCTCCTCCGGGATGCCGATATTGCGATGTATCGGGCCAAACAAAAGGGCAAATCACAGTACGCGATCTTTGACCCTCAGATGCACCTACAGGCGATGAAACGGCTTCAGTTAGAAGGGGAAATTAGATCTGCCATCGAAGAAAAGCAATTTGTTTTGTACTATCAGCCGATTATTAATTTAGAACAGGGCAACATTGAAGGGTTTGAGGCATTAATTCGTTGGCAACATCCCCAACGGGGGTTGTTATCTCCCTATGAATTTATTGAGATTGCTGAAGAAACCGGGCTCATTATTCCTCTCGGAGAATGGATTTTAGATGCAGCTTGCCGTCAATTGTTTGAGTGGCAGCAAAAGTTTAATGTTCCCCTGAAAGTCCATGTAAATTTATCTGTTAAACAGCTCCAAGATTCACTGCTATTTTCACTGGATCGATTATTAGAGCGCTATCCAGTTTTCCCGAATACTTTGGGGTTAGAAATCACTGAGAGTATGCTCATCCAAAATGTGGAACTGACTTGTCGGTTGCTCAACCAAATTCGTCTCAAAGGAGTTTTTATTAGCGTTGATGATTTTGGCACAGGGTATTCTTGTTTAAGTTATTTACACCAACTTCCCATTGACGCGCTCAAAATTGACCGGAGCTTTGTGAATATTTCTGAGTTAAATGACCGCAATCGGGTGATTGCAGAATCTATTCTGGCCCTTTCTAAATCAATTGGCATTAAAACTGTGGCAGAAGGAATTGAAACGGCACAGCAATACCAGTGGTTAAAGAGCCGGGATTGCCAGTTTGGTCAGGGTTATTTGTTTTCTCGACCTGTTTCTTTGGATCAGGCAACAAGTTTGTTACAGGATCACTCCTTTGCGGTGTTAGAGAAATTACGTTCTTCCTCATAA
- a CDS encoding RNA-guided endonuclease TnpB family protein, with amino-acid sequence MINLTYEYRAYPTSDQAIKMDEWLDTCKRVYNYALAERRDWIQSRKCPINACSIQREFIYPMDAEKPTYYSQKRNLTAARKESPFLQNVHSQVLQDVMGRLEKAFNALWNSGFGFPRFKKRFRSFNFPQLGKNPIGDNQIKLPVFGWVKTVVHRPIPDGFEAKQARVVKRASGWYIQLVIQSDVKIPDPVIGGHAIGIDVGLNHFVATSDNELIARPRFFVEVQHRLKVLNRAVARKQKGSKNQQKARQRVARFHERITNRRKDFHRKLAHYLCDQAGMIFAEELNLKGLAKGMLGKHCLDAGWGQFLDTLKWVCFKRGVHFQKVAAYGTSQECPSCGVAVRKDLSVRRHECPECGYTTHRDVASGQVIRNRGLIAVGQTVQSCGATPSGEALKQEFLKAT; translated from the coding sequence ATGATTAACCTGACTTACGAGTACAGAGCTTATCCGACATCCGACCAAGCCATCAAAATGGATGAATGGTTGGACACGTGCAAGCGCGTCTATAACTACGCCTTGGCAGAACGTCGTGACTGGATTCAGTCCCGTAAGTGCCCGATTAATGCTTGCAGTATCCAGCGGGAGTTTATTTACCCCATGGATGCAGAAAAACCGACTTATTACAGTCAGAAGCGAAATTTGACCGCTGCGCGAAAGGAGAGTCCTTTTCTGCAAAACGTTCATTCTCAAGTGCTTCAAGACGTAATGGGTCGGCTAGAAAAGGCATTTAACGCCCTGTGGAATAGTGGGTTTGGATTCCCACGGTTTAAGAAGCGTTTTCGCAGTTTTAACTTTCCGCAGTTGGGCAAAAACCCAATTGGTGACAATCAAATTAAGTTGCCTGTATTTGGTTGGGTTAAGACCGTGGTGCACCGTCCGATCCCTGATGGATTTGAGGCGAAGCAAGCACGGGTCGTTAAACGCGCTTCTGGTTGGTATATCCAGCTAGTCATCCAAAGTGACGTTAAAATCCCAGACCCTGTCATTGGTGGTCACGCCATTGGGATTGATGTGGGGTTAAATCATTTTGTTGCGACATCAGACAACGAGTTGATTGCAAGGCCCCGATTCTTTGTGGAGGTACAACACAGGCTGAAAGTGCTGAACCGTGCCGTTGCCAGAAAGCAGAAAGGGTCAAAGAACCAGCAAAAAGCGCGTCAACGAGTCGCAAGATTTCACGAACGAATTACAAACCGACGCAAAGATTTTCACCGTAAGCTCGCCCATTATCTCTGTGATCAAGCAGGGATGATATTTGCGGAGGAATTAAACCTAAAAGGACTGGCAAAAGGAATGCTGGGGAAGCATTGTCTGGATGCTGGGTGGGGTCAATTCCTCGATACGCTTAAATGGGTTTGCTTCAAGCGTGGTGTACATTTCCAAAAAGTTGCCGCCTATGGCACTAGCCAGGAGTGCCCATCCTGTGGAGTAGCGGTGAGGAAAGATTTGTCTGTGCGTCGGCATGAATGCCCAGAATGTGGCTACACCACTCATCGCGATGTAGCCAGCGGACAAGTGATTCGCAATCGTGGACTAATAGCGGTTGGACAGACCGTTCAATCCTGTGGAGCTACGCCCAGTGGGGAGGCTTTGAAGCAGGAATTTCTTAAGGCGACTTAA